Proteins from a single region of Euwallacea similis isolate ESF13 chromosome 21, ESF131.1, whole genome shotgun sequence:
- the LOC136415977 gene encoding uncharacterized protein isoform X3, which produces MKIVVLFLSALLGISLCDLTAEEIRVKGIIDDVINATLNSIVSTLDDPLTLNASYSKFNNALLTGWLKTSDFAIKGFKSIVASYIDVSYNINGASSVNLTVTLEFLNLFSNYETSLLIGQLLPFSGKGNISANLDSLNVSVYTLADVIILPNVSISNFKNTTIDILIGEDTWIDVEGIWNSDKVSTLVNDFFATLISRIVKFIDINHVRISNVLSLILQDLLDNHFSGEFALTENLDKTQI; this is translated from the exons atgaaaatcgtcGTGTTATTTTTAAGTGCCCTTTTAGGAATCTCTCTTTGTG ATTTGACTGCAGAGGAAATAAGAGTTAAGGGGATAATAGACGATGTCATTAACGCAACACTAAATAGCATAGTGAGTACTCTTGATGATCCTCTAACTCTCAATGCATCCTATAGCAAATTTAACAATGCGCTTTTAAC GGGTTGGTTAAAGACTTCTGATTTCGCCATAAAGGGGTTCAAATCAATTGTAGCTAGTTACATCGATGTAAGCTACAACATAAATGGGGCTTCTTCTGTAAATTTGACTGTTACTTTAGAGTTTTTGAATCTGTTCAGCAACTATGAAACTAGTTTGCTCATAGGCCAGCTGCTCCCCTTCTCGGGCAAAGGAAACATAAG tgCAAATCTGGATTCTTTGAATGTTAGTGTATATACATTGGCAGATGTAATTATCTTACCAAATGTAAGCATaagtaatttcaaaaacaCTACAATCGATATCCTTATTGGAGAAGATACATGG ATTGATGTAGAAGGAATATGGAACAGTGATAAAGTTAGTACACTTGTAAATGATTTCTTTGCCACATTAATATCTAGAATCGTCAAATTCATCGACATCAACCATGTTAGGATCAGCAACGTTTTGAGTCTAATATTGCAAGACTTGCTGGACAATCATTTCAGTGGAGAGTTCGCGTTAACTGAGAATTTGGACAAgactcaaatttaa
- the LOC136415977 gene encoding uncharacterized protein isoform X2: MKIVVLFLSALLGISLCVTDLTAEEIRVKGIIDDVINATLNSIVSTLDDPLTLNASYSKFNNALLTGWLKTSDFAIKGFKSIVASYIDVSYNINGASSVNLTVTLEFLNLFSNYETSLLIGQLLPFSGKGNISANLDSLNVSVYTLADVIILPNVSISNFKNTTIDILIGEDTWIDVEGIWNSDKVSTLVNDFFATLISRIVKFIDINHVRISNVLSLILQDLLDNHFSGEFALTENLDKTQI; this comes from the exons atgaaaatcgtcGTGTTATTTTTAAGTGCCCTTTTAGGAATCTCTCTTTGTG TTACAGATTTGACTGCAGAGGAAATAAGAGTTAAGGGGATAATAGACGATGTCATTAACGCAACACTAAATAGCATAGTGAGTACTCTTGATGATCCTCTAACTCTCAATGCATCCTATAGCAAATTTAACAATGCGCTTTTAAC GGGTTGGTTAAAGACTTCTGATTTCGCCATAAAGGGGTTCAAATCAATTGTAGCTAGTTACATCGATGTAAGCTACAACATAAATGGGGCTTCTTCTGTAAATTTGACTGTTACTTTAGAGTTTTTGAATCTGTTCAGCAACTATGAAACTAGTTTGCTCATAGGCCAGCTGCTCCCCTTCTCGGGCAAAGGAAACATAAG tgCAAATCTGGATTCTTTGAATGTTAGTGTATATACATTGGCAGATGTAATTATCTTACCAAATGTAAGCATaagtaatttcaaaaacaCTACAATCGATATCCTTATTGGAGAAGATACATGG ATTGATGTAGAAGGAATATGGAACAGTGATAAAGTTAGTACACTTGTAAATGATTTCTTTGCCACATTAATATCTAGAATCGTCAAATTCATCGACATCAACCATGTTAGGATCAGCAACGTTTTGAGTCTAATATTGCAAGACTTGCTGGACAATCATTTCAGTGGAGAGTTCGCGTTAACTGAGAATTTGGACAAgactcaaatttaa
- the LOC136415977 gene encoding uncharacterized protein isoform X1, translated as MKIVVLFLSALLGISLCVVTDLTAEEIRVKGIIDDVINATLNSIVSTLDDPLTLNASYSKFNNALLTGWLKTSDFAIKGFKSIVASYIDVSYNINGASSVNLTVTLEFLNLFSNYETSLLIGQLLPFSGKGNISANLDSLNVSVYTLADVIILPNVSISNFKNTTIDILIGEDTWIDVEGIWNSDKVSTLVNDFFATLISRIVKFIDINHVRISNVLSLILQDLLDNHFSGEFALTENLDKTQI; from the exons atgaaaatcgtcGTGTTATTTTTAAGTGCCCTTTTAGGAATCTCTCTTTGTG TAGTTACAGATTTGACTGCAGAGGAAATAAGAGTTAAGGGGATAATAGACGATGTCATTAACGCAACACTAAATAGCATAGTGAGTACTCTTGATGATCCTCTAACTCTCAATGCATCCTATAGCAAATTTAACAATGCGCTTTTAAC GGGTTGGTTAAAGACTTCTGATTTCGCCATAAAGGGGTTCAAATCAATTGTAGCTAGTTACATCGATGTAAGCTACAACATAAATGGGGCTTCTTCTGTAAATTTGACTGTTACTTTAGAGTTTTTGAATCTGTTCAGCAACTATGAAACTAGTTTGCTCATAGGCCAGCTGCTCCCCTTCTCGGGCAAAGGAAACATAAG tgCAAATCTGGATTCTTTGAATGTTAGTGTATATACATTGGCAGATGTAATTATCTTACCAAATGTAAGCATaagtaatttcaaaaacaCTACAATCGATATCCTTATTGGAGAAGATACATGG ATTGATGTAGAAGGAATATGGAACAGTGATAAAGTTAGTACACTTGTAAATGATTTCTTTGCCACATTAATATCTAGAATCGTCAAATTCATCGACATCAACCATGTTAGGATCAGCAACGTTTTGAGTCTAATATTGCAAGACTTGCTGGACAATCATTTCAGTGGAGAGTTCGCGTTAACTGAGAATTTGGACAAgactcaaatttaa
- the LOC136415919 gene encoding insulin-like growth factor-binding protein complex acid labile subunit: MKMILNSVYRQITHHRPMRLYLILVLFFSFANGNKCTVTIRDEKKLLISCSNVTTEEYLSEIFTNVGEMAEVIPIGRLFVVNIEIVDSYLPTVDDWLFHPLAADRFSSIDSVRIFNSSVQNVVVKHLSRFSSIKKLGLGGNNISDFEFLDEIRQLEHLNMDNSKFIKESSFFSYLAGRVKPLQFINLSNCALETFFVTNSAIKRYDLSFNPNLTAIFLQHRRGPVVPLIKLSFNNNDKLKIIPRNIPLIGTGCIALDLSNSHGIFNLSLLSLHHVCVMKELILKNCRISSIDPINFNIRAFIGPPGEFLIQRFDLSHTGLVHISSSMLSSTTFFELDLSHNNLTSLNDSIFNNSTIFWLNLASSNISHISSKVFSDLNYIESLDLSRNRISSLLGIFENSITINSIDLSYNPIEVLHDEDFRKCKDLHSINLSNVFVKIFSGNPFARISSLKSLTLSVDSAINSESIKTSHISELSIVNSTLVKLNGEQFKGFYKLRRLVFKDSIASSIDKLAFQGLFNLKRISMLKQLGPYHVSIFQSLFSLEILDLSKHEIKKLGLELNGLYSLRKLNLSQNAIDSVDVNSFKTMRNLELLSLDHNRISILSIGTFRDLIKLTHLYLNNNQLQQLSPGMFTGLQNLILLDLSRNDLLRIKPHLVIGISLPRLKFLHLQGNQLGNEYAKGDDSARKSEFSVIADHHSLEFIDINENGWQCITLIDVLSSLKKKNISYKPGNVDYLAHNINGVSCT; the protein is encoded by the coding sequence atgaaaatgattttaaattcagtttacCGACAAATCACTCACCATCGCCCAATGCGGTTATACCTCATCCTTGTCCTGTTCTTTTCTTTTGCGAACGGAAATAAGTGCACCGTAACCATCAGAGATGAGAAGAAGCTCCTTATATCCTGCTCAAATGTGACGACTGAAGAGTAtctttcagaaatatttacGAATGTCGGAGAAATGGCTGAAGTCATCCCAATTGGGCGATTATTTGTTGttaatattgaaatagttGACTCATATCTGCCTACAGTGGACGACTGGTTGTTCCATCCTCTAGCAGCAGATCGATTTTCGTCAATTGATTCGGTTAGAATCTTTAATTCTTCAGTTCAAAACGTGGTAGTCAAGCATTTATCCAGATTCTCCTCCATAAAAAAGTTGGGCCTCGGTGGGAACAACATAagtgattttgaatttctggATGAGATAAGACAACTCGAGCACCTCAATATGGACAACTCCAAATTTATCAAGGAAAGCAGTTTTTTCAGTTACCTTGCGGGTCGAGTGAAGCCATTACAATTCATTAATTTGAGTAATTGTgctttagaaacttttttcgtCACAAACAGCGCTATAAAACGCTACGATTTAAGCTTTAATCCGAATCTAACAGCTATTTTTCTGCAGCATCGAAGAGGGCCCGTTGTACCTCTCattaaattaagtttcaataataatgataaattaaagatCATCCCCAGAAACATCCCTCTTATTGGTACTGGGTGCATTGCTTTAGATCTATCTAATTCccatggaatttttaacctcTCATTACTCAGTTTGCACCATGTTTGCGTAATGAAAGAGctgatattgaaaaattgtagaaTTTCAAGTATAGATCCCATAAACTTCAATATTAGAGCTTTTATTGGTCCTCCTGGAGAGTTTCTAATTCAACGATTCGATTTATCTCATACTGGGTTGGTTCATATATCTTCCAGCATGCTGAGTTCTACAACTTTCTTCGAGTTGGACCTCAGTCATAACAATTTGACTTCTTTGAatgattcaatttttaataactccaCAATTTTTTGGCTCAATCTGGCAAGCTCAAACATCAGTCATATTTCATCCAAAGTTTTCAGTGATTTGAATTATATTGAATCCCTGGATTTGTCCAGAAATCGTATTTCTTCCTTGCTgggcatttttgaaaattcgatCACCATCAATTCAATAGATCTCTCATATAATCCTATAGAAGTCCTACATGATGAAGATTTTAGGAAATGTAAAGACTTGCATTCTATCAATTTATCCAACGTATTTGTTAAGATCTTTTCTGGAAACCCTTTTGCACGTATATCTTCCTTGAAAAGTTTAACTCTGTCTGTTGACTCTGCTATAAATTCTGAGTCAATCAAAACCTCACACATTTCAGAATTATCGATAGTAAATTCAACTTTAGTGAAGCTAAATGGGGAGCAGTTTAAAGGATTTTACAAACTCAGAAGATTAGTATTCAAAGATTCCATTGCATCTTCTATAGACAAATTGGCGTTCCAAGGGCTGTTTAACTTGAAACGCATATCCATGTTAAAGCAATTGGGACCCTATCATGTGAGCATATTTCAATCGTtattttctctggaaatcttGGATTTGTCCAAGCACGAAATCAAGAAATTGGGCTTGGAATTGAATGGTCTTTATTCCCTGAGGAAGCTTAACTTATCTCAAAATGCCATTGACTCTGTAGATGTAAATAGCTTCAAAACTATGAGAAATCTGGAGCTACTGTCTTTAGACCATAACAGAATTTCCATTCTATCGATCGGGACTTTCagggatttaattaaattgactCATTTGTACCTCAACAATAACCAGCTGCAGCAATTGTCCCCAGGAATGTTTACGGGATTGCAGAACCTGATTTTGTTAGATTTATCCAGAAACGATCTTCTGAGGATCAAACCTCATTTAGTGATTGGGATTTCTTTGCCGCGGTTGAAATTTTTGCACTTACAAGGGAATCAGTTGGGAAATGAGTACGCCAAAGGTGACGATTCTGCCAGgaaaagtgaattttctgTGATTGCCGACCATCACTCACTGGAATTTATCGATATTAATGAAAACGGATGGCAATGCATTACTTTAATTGATGTCTTaagttctttaaaaaaaaagaatatttcgtATAAACCCGGAAATGTGGATTATTTAGCTCACAATATTAATGGTGTTAGTTGCACTTAG
- the LOC136415978 gene encoding nuclear protein AMMECR1 isoform X2, translated as MAAGCCGTKKQKLNNSSTAPLCNGTIPAPTSGMISLNNGGLGMVALPDMCFFCFDVLYCHLHNLAPPKTPAFSNDAYPLFVTWKIGKDKRLRGCIGTFNAMNLQTGLREYAITSAFKDSRFSPITRDEFSKLSVSVSILRHFEDGDDFLDWEVGMHGIRIEFVNEKGNKRTATYLPEVASEQAYDVRVGPVTND; from the exons ATGGCTGCGGGTTGTTGTGGTACCAAGAAACAGAAGCTGAACAATTCCTCAACAGCTCCCCTCTGTAATGGTACCATACCAGCCCCAACCAGTGGAATGATCAGCCTGAACAACGGAGGATTAGGAATGGTGGCTTTGCCCGATATGTGTTTCTTTTGTTTCGACGTGCTTTATTGCCACTTGCACAATTTGGCGCCTCCAAAGACTCCTGCTTTCAGCAATGATGCATA TCCGTTATTTGTTActtggaaaattggaaaagacAAGCGTTTACGTGGATGCATTGGAACTTTCAATGCAATGAATCTGCAAACCGGCTTAAGGGAATACGCTATTACCAGTGCATTTAAGGACTCGCGATTCAGTCCGATTACTCGAGACGAGTTTTCGAAACTTAGTGTGTCAGTGTCGATTTTGAGACATTTTGAGGATGGCGACGACTTTCTGGACTGGGAAGTTGGGATGCATGGAATCCGGATCGAATTTGTTAATGAAAAAGGAAACAAGAGAACTGCTACTTACTTGCCAGAGGTTGCTTCTGAACAAG CTTATGATGTTAGGGTGGGACCAGTTACAAACGATTGA
- the LOC136415978 gene encoding AMMECR1-like protein isoform X1, which produces MAAGCCGTKKQKLNNSSTAPLCNGTIPAPTSGMISLNNGGLGMVALPDMCFFCFDVLYCHLHNLAPPKTPAFSNDAYPLFVTWKIGKDKRLRGCIGTFNAMNLQTGLREYAITSAFKDSRFSPITRDEFSKLSVSVSILRHFEDGDDFLDWEVGMHGIRIEFVNEKGNKRTATYLPEVASEQGWDQLQTIDSLLRKGGYKSPISSEVRRTIKLTRYQSEKITVSYSEYMNYWSSQRC; this is translated from the exons ATGGCTGCGGGTTGTTGTGGTACCAAGAAACAGAAGCTGAACAATTCCTCAACAGCTCCCCTCTGTAATGGTACCATACCAGCCCCAACCAGTGGAATGATCAGCCTGAACAACGGAGGATTAGGAATGGTGGCTTTGCCCGATATGTGTTTCTTTTGTTTCGACGTGCTTTATTGCCACTTGCACAATTTGGCGCCTCCAAAGACTCCTGCTTTCAGCAATGATGCATA TCCGTTATTTGTTActtggaaaattggaaaagacAAGCGTTTACGTGGATGCATTGGAACTTTCAATGCAATGAATCTGCAAACCGGCTTAAGGGAATACGCTATTACCAGTGCATTTAAGGACTCGCGATTCAGTCCGATTACTCGAGACGAGTTTTCGAAACTTAGTGTGTCAGTGTCGATTTTGAGACATTTTGAGGATGGCGACGACTTTCTGGACTGGGAAGTTGGGATGCATGGAATCCGGATCGAATTTGTTAATGAAAAAGGAAACAAGAGAACTGCTACTTACTTGCCAGAGGTTGCTTCTGAACAAG GGTGGGACCAGTTACAAACGATTGACTCCCTGCTGCGAAAAGGAGGCTACAAATCGCCAATCTCCAGCGAAGTGCGTCGCACTATCAAGCTGACCCGCTATCAGAGCGAGAAAATCACAGTTAGCTATAGTGAATATATGAACTATTGGAGCAGCCAGCGGTGCTAG
- the LOC136415980 gene encoding uncharacterized protein: MALLKSKIGEIPEDAIILSETDALKHQMNIIKKWDKSSEVFALRYGPYILGAGALLCGAFFNNYFRRKFLLGHYGVLASYFPVCFVPGAASTILHSEVVLRKIVLMKFDECPICMEMRAVAVQASLGVLYPMVVAPIGCAALAVRFSTHDIPYVTERPKEVLNTFRKMFKQIHTKTLYMFIAQAFLASVVTYYEASNLINISKTISEQEENNQNHLMR; encoded by the exons ATGGCTCTTCTGAAGTCCAAAATTGGTGAAATTCCTGAGGATGCAATCATTCTTAGTGAAACAGATGCTCTAAAGCATCAAATGAATATAATTAAGAAATGGGATAAGTCTTCAGAAGT TTTTGCATTGAGATACGGGCCCTACATCTTAGGAGCGGGAGCATTACTATGTGGAgcatttttcaacaattactTCAGGAGAAAATTCCTTCTGGGGCACTATGGTGTTTTAGCATCATATTTCCCCGTATGCTTCGTTCCTGGTGCTGCATCCACCATTCTACATTCAGAA GTTGTActgagaaaaattgttttaatgaaatttgatgaATGTCCCATTTGCATGGAAATGAGGGCCGTTGCCGTGCAGGCATCGTTGGGGGTGCTGTATCCTATGGTTGTTGCACCTATAGGCTGTGCTGCT TTGGCAGTACGATTTTCTACACATGACATACCGTATGTTACTGAACGACCTAAAGAagtattaaatacttttagaaaaatgtttaaacaaatacatactaaaaccctgtatatgttcaTTGCACAAGCGTTTTTAGCTTCAGTTGTTACATATTATGAAGCTAGTAATTTGATTAATATAAGCAAGACAATTTCCGAACAGGAAGAAAATAACCAGAACCATTTAATGCGTTAA
- the LOC136415806 gene encoding mitochondrial pyruvate carrier 2-like: protein MSLIYHKSIAAIDKFVPQKLQPLWQHPAGPKTIFFWAPAFKWGLVLAGIADLSRPVEKISPTQTVALAATGVIWSRYSLVIIPKNYSLFSVNVFVAITQLYQLYRAVNYHMKENKQAITNK, encoded by the exons ATGTCTTTAATATATCATAAATCGATAGCAGCTATTGATAAATTCGTTCCCCAGAAGTTACAACCTTTATGGCAGCATCCCGCAG GTCCAAAAACAATATTCTTTTGGGCGCCAGCTTTTAAATGG GGTCTGGTCCTAGCTGGTATAGCAGATTTATCAAGGCCTGTAGAAAAAATTAGCCCCACACAGACAGTGGCCTTGGCAGCTACAGGAGTTATTTGGTCTAGATATTCTCTAGTGattattcccaaaaattacAGCTTGTTTAGTGTAAATGTGTTTGTGGCAATAACACAACTTTATCAATTATACAGGGCAGTGAA ttaTCACATGAAGGAGAACAAGCAAGCTATCACTAACAAGTGA
- the PpV gene encoding serine/threonine-protein phosphatase 6 catalytic subunit — translation MSTELDNWIEIAKECKYLPENDLKKLCDIVCGILLEESNVQPVSTPVTVCGDIHGQFYDLEELFRKGGQVPDTNYVFLGDFVDRGYYSLESFTRLLTLKAKYPNRITLLRGNHESRQITQVYGFYDECMTKYGNVNAWKYCCGVFDFLTVAAIIDEKILCVHGGLSPDIKTLDQIRKLERNQEIPHKGAFCDLVWSDPDDVDTWATSPRGAGYLFGAKVTQDFIHINSLTLICRAHQLVHEGYKYMFDDKLVTVWSAPNYCYRCGNVASILECTTTEQIESKIFSAVPDNERVIPSRNITPYFL, via the exons ATGTCCACAGAACTAGACAATTGGATTGAAATCGCCAAAGAATGTAAATACTTGCCagaaaacgatttaaaaaagttatgtgaTATTGTTTGCGGTATTTTACTAGAAGAATCTAATGTACAGCCAGTGTCAACACCTGTAACTGTATGTGGGGATATCCATGGACAA ttttatgacCTCGAAGAACTGTTTCGAAAAGGAGGGCAAGTGCCTGACACCAATTATGTATTCCTTGGCGATTTTGTGGACAGAGGCTACTATAGTTTGGAGTCTTTTACCAGATTATTAACTCTCAAAGCAAAGTATCCCAACAGGATAACTTTACTCCGAGGCAATCATGAAAGTCGCCAAATAACGCAGGTTTATGGCTTCTATGATGAATGCATGACAAAGTATGGGAATGTAAATGCTTGGAAATATTGTTGTGGGGTCTTTGATTTCCTGACTGTGGCTGCT ATAATAGATGAAAAGATTTTGTGTGTGCATGGAGGATTAAGTCCAGACATTAAAACTTTAGACCAAATTAGGAAATTAGAAAGAAATCAAGAGATTCCTCATAAAGGTGCATTTTGTGATTTGGTTTGGTCAGATCCCGATGATGTAGATACATG GGCAACAAGCCCCAGAGGTGCAGGGTATCTTTTTGGGGCCAAAGTAACACAGGATTTTATCCACATCAACTCTCTTACATTAATCTGCAGGGCGCATCAATTAGTACATGAAg gatataaatatatgtttgaTGACAAGTTAGTAACAGTGTGGTCAGCACCAAATTATTGTTATCGTTGTGGAAATGTTGCCAGTATCTTAGAATGCACTACCACTGAGCAAATTGAATCCAAGATCTTCAGCGCTGTGCCTGATAATGAGAGAGTCATTCCTAGCCGAAATATTACTCCATACTTCTTGTAG
- the LOC136415974 gene encoding carbonic anhydrase 7-like isoform X2 — protein MSFIDALSESVVVFAVCCIWGVFSQDFGYDGDNGPSHWGNTFSQCLGKHQSPIDIETHNVLNKHFQPLKFENFDQQIGIGLFENNGHTVMMKILSDKQPQIYGGPLQGTYKFAQLHFHWGPNDTIGSENQINHHSFPLEMHIVMYNTKYGYTKAAVTPGGLTVLSYLTSVTAQDNKHYDKLEEGLHQVQNIFSNSTVYNVGTLSDLIAKNRHRYYTYEGSLTTPPCSETVTWIEFEDTIPLSAEQVSAFRLVSTKTGRLTHNYRPTQPLNGRIIFYNKSSGIKGNVLSISIALFMLCVHYSVF, from the exons atgagTTTCATTGATGCTTTAAGTGAATCTGTAGTTGTTTTTGCTGTATGTTGTATTTGGG GTGTATTTTCCCAGGATTTTGGCTACGATGGGGATAACG GTCCCAGCCACTGGGGAAACACATTCTCCCAATGCTTAGGAAAGCATCAAAGTCCGATTGATATTGAGACTCACAATGtattaaacaaacattttcaacCACTGAAGTTTGAAAACTTCGATCAACAGATTGGAATCGGTctgtttgaaaataatggacatACAG TAATGATGAAGATACTGTCAGACAAACAACCGCAGATTTACGGAGGCCCTTTGCAGGGGACATACAAATTCGCTCAGCTGCATTTTCATTGGGGCCCTAACGATACTATTGGCTCGGAGAACCAAATCAATCATCATAG ctTTCCTTTGGAAATGCATATAGTAATGTATAACACTAAATACGGATATACGAAGGCAGCTGTTACTCCTGGGGGTTTGACTGTTTTATCCTATCTTACTTCC GTGACTGCCCAGGACAACAAGCACTATGATAAACTGGAGGAAGGCCTTCATCAAGTCCAAAATATATTCTCTAATAGCACCGTTTACAACGTTGGAACTCTGAGCGACTTAATCGCAAAAAACCGTCACCGCTATTACACTTACGAAGGATCTCTTACTACGCCTCCATGCTCAGAGACCGTTACTTGGATTGAATTTGAAGATACCATTCCTCTATCTGCAGAGCAGGTAAGC GCTTTTCGTCTTGTAAGCACGAAAACTGGACGATTGACGCACAATTATAGGCCCACGCAGCCTCTTAATggaagaattattttttataacaaatccAGTGGTATTAAAGGAAATGTGCTCTCTATCAGTATAGCTCTCTTTATGCTTTGTGTGCACTATAGCGTGTTTTAG
- the LOC136415974 gene encoding carbonic anhydrase 7-like isoform X1, whose protein sequence is MSFIDALSESVVVFAVCCIWGVFSQDFGYDGDNGPSHWGNTFSQCLGKHQSPIDIETHNVLNKHFQPLKFENFDQQIGIGLFENNGHTVMMKILSDKQPQIYGGPLQGTYKFAQLHFHWGPNDTIGSENQINHHSFPLEMHIVMYNTKYGYTKAAVTPGGLTVLSYLTSVTAQDNKHYDKLEEGLHQVQNIFSNSTVYNVGTLSDLIAKNRHRYYTYEGSLTTPPCSETVTWIEFEDTIPLSAEQINAFRLVSTKTGRLTHNYRPTQPLNGRIIFYNKSSGIKGNVLSISIALFMLCVHYSVF, encoded by the exons atgagTTTCATTGATGCTTTAAGTGAATCTGTAGTTGTTTTTGCTGTATGTTGTATTTGGG GTGTATTTTCCCAGGATTTTGGCTACGATGGGGATAACG GTCCCAGCCACTGGGGAAACACATTCTCCCAATGCTTAGGAAAGCATCAAAGTCCGATTGATATTGAGACTCACAATGtattaaacaaacattttcaacCACTGAAGTTTGAAAACTTCGATCAACAGATTGGAATCGGTctgtttgaaaataatggacatACAG TAATGATGAAGATACTGTCAGACAAACAACCGCAGATTTACGGAGGCCCTTTGCAGGGGACATACAAATTCGCTCAGCTGCATTTTCATTGGGGCCCTAACGATACTATTGGCTCGGAGAACCAAATCAATCATCATAG ctTTCCTTTGGAAATGCATATAGTAATGTATAACACTAAATACGGATATACGAAGGCAGCTGTTACTCCTGGGGGTTTGACTGTTTTATCCTATCTTACTTCC GTGACTGCCCAGGACAACAAGCACTATGATAAACTGGAGGAAGGCCTTCATCAAGTCCAAAATATATTCTCTAATAGCACCGTTTACAACGTTGGAACTCTGAGCGACTTAATCGCAAAAAACCGTCACCGCTATTACACTTACGAAGGATCTCTTACTACGCCTCCATGCTCAGAGACCGTTACTTGGATTGAATTTGAAGATACCATTCCTCTATCTGCAGAGCAG ataaaCGCTTTTCGTCTTGTAAGCACGAAAACTGGACGATTGACGCACAATTATAGGCCCACGCAGCCTCTTAATggaagaattattttttataacaaatccAGTGGTATTAAAGGAAATGTGCTCTCTATCAGTATAGCTCTCTTTATGCTTTGTGTGCACTATAGCGTGTTTTAG
- the Srp19 gene encoding signal recognition particle 19 kDa protein: MASHSATPPVLQWSPDKKHSERERWICIYPAYLNSQKSRAQGRRIPKSRCVDNPTYQEIRDVLTAAGLNARVENKQYSREASKELLFRGCIRVQLKNDDGSLCNSNFASRDSLMFHLGDMIPKLKTRLNKPSSEQHSQGTQGKGKGKGKGRR; the protein is encoded by the exons ATGGCCTCCCATTCGGCTACACCTCCAGTTTTGCAGTGGTCTCCTGATAAGAAACACAGTGAACGAGAAAG ATGGATTTGTATCTATCCTGCCTATTTGAACAGCCAAAAAAGTCGCGCTCAAGGAAGGAGAATCCCGAAAAGCCGATGTGTGGACAATCCAACCTATCAAGAAATCAGAGATGTACTTACAGCTGCAGGATTAAACGCAA GAgtagaaaacaaacaatataGTCGTGAAGCTAGTAAAGAGCTGCTGTTTAGGGGTTGTATAAGAGTCCAACTGAAAAATGATGATGGTTCCCTTTGCAATTCAAACTTTGCTTCAAGGGATAGTCTTATGTTCCATTTGGGAGACATGATTCCTAAGTTAAAGACGCGTTTGAATAAGCCATCTTCTGAACAGCATTCTCAGGGCACCCAAGGAAAAGGCAAGGGTAAAGGAAAAGGTCGAAGATAA